The genomic stretch TAACTCACGAACTAACTTAAATAATAggaatataatttataattctatatcaataaattataatttatatattttaaaaaatatttaaaaaaattaattttatatatttttatttatcaataaattataaattttttatttatgtcttatattaaaattatatataaaaaataaatataaaattttaaataattaagatttttaatatatataatattaaaagtatagattaaatgcatattttatatatatatatagctcataaactaataaaactcaaatccaactcatttaatttatgaacttaaTTTCAGATTTAAATTTGACTCACTAACTCATTCGAAGTGACTCATGAGCTGACTCACTCCTAACACTAGCTCTAAGAAAGACGTTGCCCTCATTTGCAACTCTCCTGAACGATTCTTCTCGAGAAATGGCTGGCAAAGATCGCTGCCACCCACCTGGCGTGCTTGAGATCCCCAAATTCAGATGGAACCCTGTTTTAGCTTATGGCtttgaaaaattttgttattttccattaatttttattctatCCCACGACATGTTTCTAATTTGAAAGTTAGAAACTTACGAAATTAAATTTGTCTACTTGATTAGCTAATGTCTTCAAATTCTTAATTACGCTTGTTCACTCATCTTAAAAATTATACCCTGGATTATTACTGCGTGTTTATCCAGGTCAAAGTGTTCTTCCTGCAAATTTATACAGCCACGTTTCGAACTCCAGTTAATTGTCATATCTTATCCACCATATTCACTCAACTCAAACGGCCGCCACATACGTATTATTCTTCAATGTACTAGCCATGGCTTCCTTCAATGTATTATTCTTCGTCCTTATTAGCATCCTCAACTTTTCATCAATTACTACAAAAGCAGAGGACACTCATTTTCTCTACCAGGTTTGCTCAAAATACAGATTCACTGCGATCAACACCACCTACCAAAACAACCTCAGGACCCTTCTCTCTTCCTTATCCTCCAAGGCCACCCACAACACCGTGTTCTACAACAACACCGTCACCGGAAAAACCCCCGCCGACACAGTCTATGGACTATACATGTGCAGAGGAGACATACCCTCTGATCTATGCGGCGAGTGCGTGGGAAACGCAAGTCAAAGACTTTCAACAAACACAGAGTGTTCACTCTCCGTAGCGGCAGTTATGTGGTACGACGAGTGCATGGTAAGGTACTCGAACACGTCGTTCTTCTCGCGCGTGACGGTGGCGCCTGGCTACCCTGGCTACGCGTTGTCCAGCCCCACCAACATGACAGACCAACAAAGCTTCAACCGTTTATTGTATCGAACCTTGAATCAAACTGCGGACGAAGCGGCCAACGCGCCTATCGGTGCAAAGAAGTTCGCTACAAAGGAAGCTGCCATATCCATATTCCAAAATCTTTATTGTCTTGCTCAGTGCACGCCGGATCTGTCGCCGGAAGATTGTAGAAGCTGTTTGGATGGTTTGATCAATTCCAACCTTCCTGAGTGCTGTGCCGGAAAGCAAGGAGGGAGGATTCTGTACCCTAATTGCAATATTCGGTTTGAGATTTACCCTTTCTATCGATCACTTCAACCTGCACCGTCCCCAGCACCATCATCAAATTCCAGGGGTATGTATGTTTAACTCAAATCTAACttcttataataattaaaaatgatgaaatatattatgttaaataatttaattactgATCTTAGCTGTCATCAACATCTGGTCTTCATGTGAGTGAACATTTTAATTTGTATGTGTTTTGTTTTTCGCGATGAGATCAAGATTCATCTGCTAAGGTACGTAACATGGATGATTAACtttgattattaatttttgtgttaAGGTGAACTGAACTGGAATTAGTTTTCTAGCTTGGCTATGCACTTGGCTTTTACTAATTGCCGTCTTAGCTAGGTTATTATTTGCTCTTTGACTTTATCCTATATCTTTTTCACTTAATAAGTTTTgtgatttataattattaattaattattattaatatttttaataatgtgcaattttatctaataaaataaaattattcactTTTTTACTAGTTAAATGCTACGAAAATTTTAATAAAGGTGATGGCCCTAAACTttcttaatatataattatggGGATTATTTTTCATCGATAGCTATGTGCCTAATTTTTGACAAGAAATAGCAATCCTTTGCAAGCCACATATAATTTTTCAACATACGactaaatataattatttgtttGAACGTGTTTTTTTTCTATACCTCACGTTTTTTTCATATGAGATTTGATAAggaaaaattattaaaactttGCCATAGGAGATAGGAAGCCACCTATACTCTGCTAGAAGTCACTTTTTTAAAATGATCACTTTTATATTAAAGTAATTACACATGAGTtttcattttttactttttattcatTTACAATTCAACAGCGTACACTAgatattgtatatttttttagcacttcacaaaattttttttggtctATTATTATTACCGAGTTATTTCTTAGTATTGGCATCGAAATGATATACGTTGGCTTTTTATATATACAGACAAAAGAAGTCGATCACGAACAATTATCCTAATCGTTGTACCCATTGCTATTGTGGCATTGCTTTTCACTTTGTGCTGCTATATGCTACGAAGAAGACAAAAAAAGAATTCCAAGACTATTCTTAGAGAAAACTGTAAgaatacatttttttttcaaaaaaaaaaaaaaaaactatccTGATTAGTTTAATTTGTAGCATTCAAGAAGCTTATAAACTTGTttaacaattcaaacatattgGTCTAGTTGGTGGTGAAGGTGCCATTTTAGAAGGGCTGCAATTCGATTTCTCTATAATTGAAGCATCCACGAACAACTTTTCTCACCAGAACATGATTGGCAAAGGAGGATTTGGAGAAGTTTACAAGATGAGAATGTagttcttttctttcttttttttttttttcaaatatcatGCTTTATAACttcaataattatatatattttagggTACTCTTCCTGATGGCCGACATGTAGCTATAAAAAGACTCTCTACAAGTTCTAAACAAGGTGTGGTTGAGTTCAAGAATGAAATTTTGCTgatagccaagcttcaacaCAGGAATCTAGTATCTTTTATGGGCTTTTGTATAGAAGAACAAGAGAAAATACTACTTTACGAATACGTGCCAAATGGAAGTCTTGATTGCTTTTTATTTGGTTTGACACTTTGACTCTAAACTAAACTCTCATATTGGTTCAGCTATCTATATGCACTCTAAACTCTGAAATATTTTGTAGATGGTGGTCAACAACAAAAGTTAAGCTGGGATCAACGTTATAAAATTATCGGAGGAACTGCTCTTGGAATTCTTTATTTACATGAATATTCACGACTTAAAGTTATACATCGTGATTTAAAACCGAGTAATATTTTACTGgataaaaatatgaatgcaaaaatttcagattttggTTTGGCTAGAATAGTCGACATTGATCAAGACAGAGGAGAAACAAATAGAATTGTTGGTACATAGTAAGTTTCAAATTCTCACACATATATATGatctatttcaaattttaatctataataAAGTACAATTTTAACTAATTTGTCATATACTTTGTAGTGGTTATATGTCTCCAGAATATGCAATGCTTGGACAATTTTCAGAAAAATCAGATGTTTTTAGTTTTGGAGTCATAATTCTAGAAATTGTTACCGGACAAAAGAATGCAAATTCTTATACTTCAAATCGTGTTGCAGAAAGTCTTTTAAATTATGTGAGTGCTAAtatcttcattttttttaatgtaaataTCTGTTTTGTTAATCTTCTACTAACTTTAACAGATGGGTGCAGGTAAAAATTCATTTATTTGTAAAGTAATGTAAGAATTTGAATTGTTCGCTACAGGTTTGGAAACAATGGAGGGATGGAACACCATTAAGCATATTGGATCCAAAAATAAAGGAAGATTATAACCAGGTGGAAGTTATCAAATGCATTCAAATTGGTTTATTATGTATTCAAGAAAACCCAAATTCTAGACCTACAATGGGGACAATAGTTTCATATCTTAATAATCATTCTCTTGATTTGCCATCTCCACAAGAACCAGCATTTTTCTTGCATGGTGGTTTCATGGATCCAAAAACAGTTGCACAAGAATCAAGTTCTAGTCATCAATCTGGCAAAAGTTCAACAACCTTCTCTATAAATGAAATGTCAATAAGTAAATTTCATCCTCGATAACTTTAAtctctctttttccttttctggTCTTGCTTTAATCTCTCCTTTGATGTAGTTATGTAACAATATTTTCGATGTTTATACGGTATAGTACTAGATAAGCAGCACTACTTATTCCAAATATATACTCCTTTTTTTTACAATATCTTTTTGTTGTAGATGTGAATTACAGATTAGTAAGCTAATCACATATCAACTCAAATTGATTTAAAATGCTAATAAAAAGAGACTTAGAGACAATGGAATAATGTCTACACAAGAAATAATGAAGTAATTCATCTAAGAATTAACAGAAAAACATTCTCCGAAAAAGTATTTCATAATGTACATATTTTCAGCAGAAGCAATTTCCCAGCAATACAACTGAGTagcattaattaagaaaatggCCAAAAATCTTGAAATAACTGAACCATATTAACCTTGACTCGATGTTGCTTAGGTTGATGAAAAGAGGGGACATGCATTTTAGAAGGTGGGTTTATTTTTAAGATAGAAGTGAAAACTATATAGCCTAAGAATAAATCCTTAG from Arachis stenosperma cultivar V10309 chromosome 9, arast.V10309.gnm1.PFL2, whole genome shotgun sequence encodes the following:
- the LOC130947576 gene encoding cysteine-rich receptor-like protein kinase 44, with the translated sequence MASFNVLFFVLISILNFSSITTKAEDTHFLYQVCSKYRFTAINTTYQNNLRTLLSSLSSKATHNTVFYNNTVTGKTPADTVYGLYMCRGDIPSDLCGECVGNASQRLSTNTECSLSVAAVMWYDECMVRYSNTSFFSRVTVAPGYPGYALSSPTNMTDQQSFNRLLYRTLNQTADEAANAPIGAKKFATKEAAISIFQNLYCLAQCTPDLSPEDCRSCLDGLINSNLPECCAGKQGGRILYPNCNIRFEIYPFYRSLQPAPSPAPSSNSRDKRSRSRTIILIVVPIAIVALLFTLCCYMLRRRQKKNSKTILRENFGGEGAILEGLQFDFSIIEASTNNFSHQNMIGKGGFGEVYKGTLPDGRHVAIKRLSTSSKQGVVEFKNEILLIAKLQHRNLVSFMGFCIEEQEKILLYEYVPNGSLDCFLFDGGQQQKLSWDQRYKIIGGTALGILYLHEYSRLKVIHRDLKPSNILLDKNMNAKISDFGLARIVDIDQDRGETNRIVGTYGYMSPEYAMLGQFSEKSDVFSFGVIILEIVTGQKNANSYTSNRVAESLLNYVWKQWRDGTPLSILDPKIKEDYNQVEVIKCIQIGLLCIQENPNSRPTMGTIVSYLNNHSLDLPSPQEPAFFLHGGFMDPKTVAQESSSSHQSGKSSTTFSINEMSISKFHPR